One Bdellovibrio bacteriovorus str. Tiberius DNA segment encodes these proteins:
- a CDS encoding RDD family protein, with protein MPLRGPTPRRRGPATPAPSRVNGLFRDRRDLSFEQGTGFHGGPSARRKGYKLALWSWLASFIDALILVAVSCVFMLMFSMIVKTPVGALMQHLFHSQNQLTFFAEVFVMFAWVYMITVRSVMGSTIGEWACDLRLGQPHERLQISYIFRVALRSSLILVTGIVTLPLLSLLAGKDLAGALSGLRLFSLK; from the coding sequence GTGCCGTTAAGGGGTCCAACCCCGCGTCGTCGTGGGCCGGCAACACCGGCTCCGTCACGCGTGAACGGCTTGTTCAGGGATCGTCGTGATCTGAGTTTTGAACAGGGAACCGGTTTTCATGGCGGGCCGTCGGCGCGTCGCAAGGGTTATAAACTTGCGTTGTGGTCGTGGTTGGCGTCGTTCATTGATGCTTTGATTCTGGTTGCGGTCAGTTGTGTGTTCATGCTGATGTTTTCAATGATCGTGAAAACACCGGTGGGTGCGCTTATGCAGCACTTGTTTCACAGTCAAAATCAACTGACCTTCTTTGCTGAAGTTTTTGTGATGTTTGCCTGGGTGTATATGATCACCGTTCGCAGCGTGATGGGTTCTACCATCGGTGAGTGGGCGTGTGATCTGCGCTTGGGGCAACCTCATGAGCGTCTGCAAATCAGTTATATCTTCCGCGTGGCTTTGCGCAGCTCTTTGATTTTGGTCACCGGAATTGTGACCTTGCCGCTGCTTTCGTTGTTGGCCGGAAAAGATCTGGCCGGTGCGCTTTCAGGCTTACGTCTTTTCTCTTTGAAGTAA
- a CDS encoding PilZ domain-containing protein: MGEEQLKRPTGMYLMAILFILAPLGNLLISFVSSEYVNSQSGFVSFAQSVSNLDWMWLGLLLLTGVLLLRAHKATWTLAIGTLMLVLFINLYRWGNGEFSDSGLLVHGQLFMSCLITAFVLLLAFYFRFPYLDRRAQWLFPAASRYEFRTPVNVVAQDIFDGVTESISLSGARVRLQRDLEGSQGLRFVDVIFPDIRNMKVKSRVVEYRDNVLRLKFKELTERDRVYLQEWLRSQIETATEKLS; this comes from the coding sequence ATGGGGGAAGAACAGCTAAAAAGGCCAACGGGAATGTACCTGATGGCGATTCTTTTTATTCTGGCTCCATTGGGTAATCTTCTGATCAGCTTTGTAAGCTCTGAATATGTCAATTCACAAAGCGGTTTTGTCTCTTTCGCGCAATCAGTTTCAAATTTGGATTGGATGTGGCTGGGGCTTTTGCTTCTGACCGGGGTTTTGCTTTTGCGCGCTCATAAGGCGACTTGGACCCTTGCTATCGGCACGCTGATGCTGGTGCTTTTCATTAACTTGTACCGCTGGGGCAATGGCGAGTTTTCTGATAGTGGTCTGTTGGTTCACGGACAGCTTTTCATGTCGTGTTTGATTACGGCCTTTGTTTTGTTGTTGGCGTTTTATTTCCGCTTTCCTTATCTGGATCGCCGCGCGCAGTGGTTGTTTCCGGCGGCGTCCCGCTATGAATTCCGTACTCCAGTGAACGTGGTGGCTCAGGACATCTTTGATGGTGTCACTGAATCCATTTCGCTCAGCGGGGCCCGGGTGCGCCTGCAAAGGGATCTTGAGGGGTCCCAAGGATTGCGTTTCGTGGATGTGATTTTCCCGGACATTCGTAATATGAAGGTCAAAAGTCGAGTCGTGGAATATCGCGATAACGTGCTTCGCCTGAAGTTTAAAGAGCTTACAGAGCGGGACCGGGTGTATTTGCAAGAGTGGCTCCGGTCTCAGATTGAGACAGCCACAGAAAAGTTAAGTTAA
- a CDS encoding L,D-transpeptidase family protein yields MKKTLLPLIALSLFATNSFGAGSKALDKSFRYCEDISQVDKLLDRSRESVDRLQAEELKVERIVVSKDRKELYLISGDTLLKVYPVAFGRNPVGHKQFEGDNKTPEGLYSIDYKNPQSQYTKALHVSYPNKADTEFAKAQGKSAGGDIMIHGLPSEERKGQAVGLIHPMNWTQGCVAVTNPEIEEIYSLVKEKTLVEICKMSGN; encoded by the coding sequence ATGAAAAAGACATTGCTTCCCCTTATTGCTCTAAGTCTGTTTGCTACAAACTCTTTTGGTGCCGGTTCCAAGGCGCTGGACAAGTCTTTCCGCTATTGCGAAGACATTTCCCAGGTCGATAAGCTTTTGGATCGCAGCCGTGAAAGCGTGGACCGTCTTCAGGCGGAAGAGCTGAAAGTGGAAAGAATTGTGGTCTCTAAAGACCGTAAAGAGCTTTATCTGATCTCTGGCGACACCTTGTTGAAAGTGTACCCGGTGGCCTTCGGCAGAAACCCTGTCGGTCACAAACAGTTCGAGGGTGACAACAAGACGCCGGAAGGCTTGTACTCTATCGACTATAAAAATCCTCAAAGTCAGTACACAAAGGCTTTGCATGTTTCCTATCCGAATAAAGCGGATACAGAGTTCGCAAAAGCTCAAGGCAAGTCTGCAGGTGGCGATATTATGATCCACGGTCTGCCTTCAGAAGAACGCAAAGGTCAGGCGGTGGGTTTGATCCATCCGATGAACTGGACCCAAGGGTGTGTGGCAGTGACCAACCCGGAGATCGAAGAGATTTATTCTCTAGTTAAAGAAAAGACTCTGGTTGAAATCTGCAAAATGTCCGGCAACTAA
- a CDS encoding mechanosensitive ion channel family protein, translating into MAEKFIKIQALYGLLELEPFILLGALIAITWIFYKFFLKEASDERHRSLRNHFRTLLRHYVILAFLFLLFIFMQTSEPQIGRFAKFIPYVAFLTFIWGNVVFVKTSRLIVLQYLFLGSMKHGVPLLLVNIFSLILSIVLVFWGITHVFGLEVGPLLATSAAASVILGLALQDTLGNLFAGISLQLDRNFEIGDWLEITSGIQKATGQVREITWRSTTLVGFSDELITFPNRFMANAQISNFSPPDNPIVRRQIFRLAFGQNIELAKQILERTVAGVGEIRGIPAPWAYVSDTNEHWVEVKIIYFIDNYGSQFNIGDKVYVRGIEALKAQGIKLARQVVELSDTNQGHEISR; encoded by the coding sequence ATGGCAGAAAAGTTTATCAAAATTCAGGCACTCTATGGACTCCTTGAACTTGAGCCTTTCATACTTTTGGGGGCTTTGATTGCCATCACGTGGATCTTTTATAAGTTCTTCCTGAAGGAAGCTTCCGACGAAAGACATCGCAGTCTTCGCAATCATTTCCGCACTTTGCTTCGCCATTACGTGATTTTGGCCTTCTTGTTTTTGCTCTTTATCTTCATGCAAACCTCCGAACCCCAGATCGGGCGCTTTGCGAAGTTCATTCCGTATGTCGCCTTCCTGACTTTTATTTGGGGCAACGTGGTGTTTGTGAAAACATCCCGTCTGATAGTCCTGCAGTACCTGTTCCTGGGTTCGATGAAGCACGGTGTTCCTTTGCTTCTGGTGAACATTTTCTCTTTGATCCTGTCGATCGTGTTGGTGTTCTGGGGCATCACCCATGTCTTTGGCCTGGAAGTGGGGCCCCTGCTGGCGACCTCGGCCGCGGCCTCGGTGATTCTGGGTCTGGCATTACAAGATACTTTGGGAAATCTGTTTGCCGGAATTTCCCTGCAGCTGGATCGCAACTTTGAAATCGGTGACTGGCTGGAAATCACGAGCGGTATTCAGAAAGCCACCGGACAGGTGCGTGAGATCACCTGGCGCTCAACGACCCTGGTGGGTTTTTCAGACGAACTGATCACGTTCCCGAATCGTTTTATGGCCAATGCTCAGATTTCAAACTTCTCTCCGCCGGACAACCCTATTGTGCGTCGTCAGATCTTCCGCCTGGCATTTGGGCAGAATATTGAACTGGCCAAGCAGATTCTAGAGCGCACCGTGGCTGGTGTGGGCGAAATCCGAGGCATTCCGGCACCTTGGGCCTATGTCAGTGATACCAATGAACACTGGGTGGAAGTGAAAATCATCTACTTCATTGATAACTACGGGTCTCAATTTAACATTGGCGACAAGGTTTACGTGCGCGGGATTGAGGCTCTGAAAGCTCAGGGGATCAAATTAGCTCGACAAGTGGTTGAGCTATCAGATACAAACCAAGGCCATGAAATCAGTCGTTAA
- the ttcA gene encoding tRNA 2-thiocytidine(32) synthetase TtcA — MKSVVNFEHPLAVKIRKQIVQALNDFNMIEDGDKVMVCVSGGKDSSVLLALLTEIQRRSERKFQVEAAILDQKQPGFDVSKFKLWVESLGVPFHIVEKDTYSIVKEKVQGGTFCSLCSRLRRAILYNFAHDNGFTKLALGHHRDDLVHTALLNMFYVGTTAAMPPKLKSDDERNILLRPLCYVSERDIEELAADWDFPVIPCNLCGSQDGLKRQRIKQIVRDLEKEIPNIYASIQTSMSNIKPSQMMDQDLWDFKNLKT; from the coding sequence ATGAAATCAGTCGTTAATTTTGAACACCCCCTGGCGGTAAAAATCCGCAAACAGATCGTGCAGGCGCTGAACGACTTCAACATGATTGAAGACGGCGACAAGGTCATGGTCTGCGTTTCTGGCGGCAAAGATTCCAGCGTTCTGCTGGCATTGCTGACCGAGATCCAACGACGCTCTGAACGCAAATTCCAGGTCGAAGCTGCGATTTTGGATCAAAAGCAACCGGGCTTTGATGTGTCCAAATTCAAACTTTGGGTGGAAAGCCTGGGCGTGCCTTTTCATATCGTTGAAAAAGACACTTACTCGATCGTGAAAGAAAAAGTTCAGGGCGGGACGTTCTGTTCACTTTGCTCTCGCCTGCGCCGGGCGATTCTTTATAATTTCGCCCACGACAACGGCTTTACCAAACTGGCGCTGGGACACCACCGCGACGATCTGGTTCACACGGCCTTGCTGAACATGTTCTATGTCGGCACGACGGCAGCCATGCCACCAAAACTGAAATCCGACGACGAACGCAACATTCTGCTTCGCCCGCTGTGCTATGTTTCTGAAAGAGACATCGAAGAACTGGCGGCGGACTGGGACTTCCCGGTGATTCCGTGCAACCTGTGCGGATCCCAGGACGGATTGAAGCGTCAGCGTATTAAACAAATTGTTCGAGATCTCGAAAAAGAGATCCCGAACATCTATGCCTCCATCCAGACTTCAATGTCGAACATCAAACCAAGCCAGATGATGGATCAGGATTTGTGGGACTTTAAGAACCTCAAGACCTAG
- a CDS encoding YcnI family protein translates to MLKLIPVLTLLLGSQAFAHVSLENPQAAAGSYYKAVVRVPHGCDATATTSLTVHLPKGFTTPKPMPKPGWDVNVETDSNGVATAVKFSGGNLPDAFYDEFVIRAKIMAPANSTLYFKVSQVCEKGQIDWFDIPAPGQDEHELAAPAASLKVTAGASGH, encoded by the coding sequence GTGCTTAAACTGATCCCGGTATTGACTCTATTGCTTGGTTCCCAAGCGTTTGCCCACGTGTCCCTGGAGAATCCTCAAGCGGCGGCTGGCAGCTATTATAAGGCTGTTGTGCGCGTTCCCCATGGTTGTGATGCCACGGCCACAACGTCCCTGACGGTGCATCTGCCAAAGGGTTTCACCACTCCGAAACCAATGCCAAAACCAGGCTGGGATGTGAATGTTGAAACTGACAGCAACGGTGTTGCTACCGCAGTGAAATTCAGCGGTGGGAATCTGCCGGATGCTTTCTATGATGAATTTGTGATTCGCGCGAAAATCATGGCCCCGGCAAATTCGACTTTGTATTTCAAAGTCTCGCAGGTTTGTGAAAAAGGTCAGATTGACTGGTTTGATATTCCGGCACCAGGCCAGGATGAACACGAGTTGGCAGCTCCGGCGGCAAGCTTGAAGGTCACCGCAGGGGCCTCGGGCCACTAG
- a CDS encoding glutathione S-transferase family protein — protein sequence MIEFYTASTPNGRKVTIMLEELGLAYNLHKVNLKDLEQKKPEFLALNPNGKIPTIIDNKGPEGQTTVFESGAILYYLAEKHGKFLGASLPEKTRTLQWVMFQMSAIGPIFGNYYYGLNTLTPHNPGFIERFEKEAHRLVGVMEIQLSGNKYLAGESYTIADMVTYPWVAGFIHAQPGWFEDKPSVKRWAELVGARPAVQKAMA from the coding sequence ATGATCGAGTTTTACACCGCCTCCACCCCCAACGGCCGCAAAGTGACCATTATGCTGGAAGAGCTGGGCCTTGCCTACAATCTGCACAAGGTGAACTTGAAGGATCTGGAGCAAAAAAAGCCTGAGTTCCTGGCGCTGAATCCCAATGGAAAGATCCCGACAATCATCGACAACAAGGGGCCGGAAGGGCAGACGACCGTTTTTGAAAGCGGAGCTATTTTGTACTATCTGGCTGAAAAGCACGGAAAGTTCCTGGGTGCGTCTTTGCCGGAAAAAACCCGCACTTTGCAGTGGGTGATGTTCCAGATGTCGGCGATCGGTCCGATCTTTGGGAACTATTACTATGGGCTGAATACGCTGACTCCGCACAATCCGGGTTTTATTGAGCGCTTTGAAAAAGAGGCGCACCGCCTGGTGGGCGTTATGGAAATTCAGCTTTCCGGAAACAAGTATCTGGCGGGTGAAAGTTATACCATTGCCGACATGGTGACCTATCCATGGGTGGCGGGCTTTATTCACGCCCAGCCGGGTTGGTTTGAAGACAAGCCGTCTGTTAAACGCTGGGCCGAGCTGGTGGGGGCGCGTCCTGCGGTCCAGAAGGCCATGGCCTAA
- a CDS encoding M48 family metallopeptidase: MKTMRLIALLMTSMLISCSTLAPKVNESDINAEAAKAYAEIKTKSKISTNKEWTAMVQRVADRIAKASGENFQWEVILIDSPEVNAWCMPGGKMAVYTGIMPVLKTEGALAAVMGHEVAHATLRHGMEGYIRAKQQSYAGILIAGATVVGGQLLCKTDECRKWSALGGVAAGFALTFLERKFSRGDETSADKKGQIYMAKAGYDPKESLVLWDRMNAAKQGAAPPEFISTHPSDQTRKNNLKGWLPEAESVYAQSPSKYGLGATIK, encoded by the coding sequence ATGAAAACAATGAGACTTATCGCCCTGCTTATGACATCCATGCTTATCAGCTGCTCCACTCTGGCTCCGAAAGTGAACGAGTCAGATATCAATGCCGAAGCGGCCAAAGCTTACGCTGAAATCAAAACCAAATCCAAAATCTCCACCAACAAAGAATGGACCGCGATGGTTCAGCGTGTGGCCGATCGTATCGCGAAAGCCTCTGGTGAAAACTTTCAATGGGAAGTCATCCTGATCGACAGCCCCGAGGTCAATGCCTGGTGCATGCCCGGCGGTAAGATGGCGGTTTATACCGGCATCATGCCCGTGCTAAAAACCGAAGGCGCCCTGGCTGCCGTAATGGGGCATGAAGTGGCTCACGCGACTTTGCGCCACGGGATGGAAGGTTATATCCGCGCCAAACAACAAAGCTATGCCGGCATCCTGATTGCGGGCGCCACCGTGGTGGGCGGACAGTTGCTTTGCAAAACAGACGAATGCCGCAAATGGAGTGCTCTGGGTGGCGTGGCAGCAGGCTTTGCCCTGACCTTCCTGGAGAGAAAATTCAGTCGCGGAGATGAAACATCTGCGGATAAAAAAGGCCAGATCTATATGGCTAAGGCCGGATATGACCCGAAAGAATCTTTGGTATTGTGGGATCGTATGAATGCCGCAAAACAAGGCGCCGCCCCACCTGAATTTATTTCCACGCACCCGTCTGATCAGACGCGCAAAAATAATCTAAAGGGTTGGCTGCCAGAAGCTGAATCCGTTTACGCCCAGTCACCAAGCAAATACGGCCTGGGCGCCACAATCAAGTAA
- a CDS encoding acetyl-CoA C-acetyltransferase, with product MSNRKTMRPVAILAGSRTPFTKSFTNYSRTSNRELMTATVRDLVDKTQLRGALLGDVSLGAVMKNASDWNLARETVLGAGLDPHTPGYDVQRACGTGLETVAQIALKIASGQIESGIGGGTDTNSDIAGVLPHEFSWIMMEAQKEKTLGGRLKKFAELKLQYLKPRFPNVQEPRTGKSMGDHTEMMVKDWMITREAQDELAYHSHQNAAKAYAEGFYKDLVFDFKGLKQDIFVRPDTTMEKLAKLKPAFDFNGTGTLTAGNSTPLTDGASAVLLGSEEFAKEKNLPVLAYFVDADYAAVDFVKGEGLLMAPTRAVANLLRRNNLTLQDFDFYEIHEAFAGQVLCTLKAWEDEEYCRTQLGWDKALGSIDRSKMNVKGGSLALGHPFAATGGRIVASLSKMLAQKGSGRGLISICTAGGMGVAAIIER from the coding sequence ATGAGCAACCGTAAAACCATGAGACCCGTCGCCATCCTGGCCGGCTCCAGAACTCCGTTCACGAAATCCTTCACGAATTATTCCCGCACCTCCAATCGTGAGCTGATGACAGCCACGGTGCGTGATCTGGTCGACAAGACCCAGCTGCGCGGGGCCTTGTTGGGGGATGTGTCTTTGGGGGCTGTGATGAAAAATGCCTCGGACTGGAACCTGGCCCGTGAAACTGTTCTGGGGGCAGGACTTGATCCGCACACACCGGGTTATGACGTACAACGTGCCTGCGGTACGGGTCTTGAGACCGTGGCGCAAATCGCTTTGAAAATCGCTTCAGGCCAGATCGAAAGCGGCATCGGTGGCGGTACGGACACCAACAGTGATATCGCCGGTGTTTTGCCCCATGAGTTTTCCTGGATCATGATGGAAGCCCAAAAAGAAAAAACACTGGGTGGCCGTCTGAAAAAGTTCGCAGAATTAAAACTTCAATATCTGAAACCACGCTTCCCGAATGTGCAGGAACCGCGCACCGGCAAATCCATGGGTGATCACACAGAAATGATGGTGAAAGACTGGATGATCACGCGCGAAGCGCAGGATGAACTGGCTTACCACAGCCATCAGAATGCGGCGAAGGCCTATGCTGAGGGGTTCTATAAGGATCTGGTTTTTGATTTCAAAGGTCTGAAACAGGACATCTTTGTTCGGCCGGACACGACAATGGAAAAATTGGCAAAGCTGAAACCCGCATTTGATTTCAACGGCACCGGCACGCTAACAGCCGGGAACAGCACTCCGTTGACGGATGGAGCTTCCGCAGTTCTGTTGGGCAGTGAGGAATTTGCCAAAGAAAAAAACCTTCCGGTGCTGGCGTACTTTGTTGATGCAGACTATGCTGCCGTGGACTTTGTAAAAGGCGAAGGTCTTTTGATGGCGCCGACTCGCGCGGTGGCCAATCTGCTTCGTCGCAACAACCTGACGCTGCAGGATTTTGATTTCTATGAAATCCACGAAGCCTTCGCAGGCCAGGTGTTGTGCACATTGAAAGCCTGGGAAGATGAAGAGTACTGCCGCACACAACTGGGCTGGGACAAGGCCTTGGGTTCCATTGATCGTTCCAAAATGAACGTCAAAGGTGGAAGCCTGGCTTTGGGGCACCCGTTCGCTGCAACTGGCGGCCGTATTGTGGCAAGTCTTTCCAAGATGCTGGCGCAAAAAGGTTCCGGCCGTGGATTGATCTCTATCTGTACCGCAGGCGGTATGGGTGTGGCCGCGATCATTGAAAGATAG
- a CDS encoding TetR/AcrR family transcriptional regulator, with translation MDTRTRALDLGRHYLQTLGFNGFSFQTVADALGIRKASLHYYFASKEDLGMALIEEYQKSYTDWAVKREHLSAEEKMEQLIQMFVKIGADHKICPGGVLCADFGAVSNPMKKKLLQFHLGQKAWLVRTLKQGIQEKTFRKNLAVEETADLIQASIQGGLQVARIRGEMKSFKILGKTLIQNLKS, from the coding sequence ATGGACACTAGAACCCGCGCCCTGGACCTGGGACGCCATTATCTGCAAACCCTTGGTTTTAACGGCTTCAGCTTTCAAACTGTTGCTGACGCTCTGGGTATCCGCAAAGCCAGTCTGCACTATTATTTCGCCTCAAAAGAGGACCTGGGCATGGCACTGATTGAGGAATATCAAAAATCCTATACCGACTGGGCCGTAAAAAGAGAGCATCTCTCTGCCGAAGAAAAAATGGAACAATTGATCCAGATGTTTGTCAAAATCGGTGCCGATCACAAGATCTGCCCCGGTGGAGTTTTGTGTGCGGATTTTGGTGCCGTTTCAAATCCAATGAAGAAAAAACTTCTGCAGTTCCATCTTGGCCAAAAAGCCTGGCTGGTTCGCACGCTAAAACAAGGCATACAGGAAAAGACTTTCCGAAAGAATCTGGCCGTGGAAGAAACCGCCGATCTGATTCAAGCCAGCATTCAAGGGGGCTTGCAAGTGGCGCGTATTCGCGGCGAAATGAAAAGCTTCAAAATCCTGGGTAAGACGCTCATTCAAAATCTAAAATCATGA
- a CDS encoding lipoprotein N-acyltransferase Lnb domain-containing protein, with the protein MKYRSITALGLLFFATVSANAASLNADSEVNTTLIREFLSKTEMRLPPQVIKFVGPQTVDFKDMGALPGNLCSKDVNYKDLVKSSILKFRKRIFLHKGLLPYLKGAKSPCSGDSIQNIAARALIFEISRLYDRSDKHWDNAADKAALSSCEFQHETDRQNGNLFPICQYYLKSSYRVSGSPSYKNLSDFKGNRIQSKNELPVRVGNINELDSPDEHFAYNFTQFLTDPSYQCRKPSFHTYFQRLTGFVPFTAENCAPVTHLYTSTGAWKIDIDPAKVYEVHFLFASKGEEMMSRWGHSMLRLVVCAPTRKTVGPECLADVAFHVVLSYRANIDDVIVNYWDGLTGKYPSQIMTFSMNEVIDEYTRGQWRDLISLPLKISATEKKILVESALEHYWSYAGDYKFLSNNCASETDQLMRSALPKSHSYQDTFAASPLGVYRNLKLHNLVDEGLLKDEKDAKRKGYFFPSQKESLDKAFNHMRPFFVGYRDLSEWAEYSKASERTNVYQTLETFEDLGNAYILEKYANLVQQGLQGKLITRLLQGENRETAFVQVIAGINQASQNRLPWRLAQGGYGVPVAAEVVSDEEVTLRLQEGIKWGSAYKDLVMKKFPGIDQELVGIKQNLELLTNRRRF; encoded by the coding sequence ATGAAATACAGATCTATTACAGCTCTTGGCCTTCTGTTTTTCGCGACAGTCAGCGCGAATGCCGCGTCATTGAATGCAGACTCCGAGGTCAATACGACACTGATCCGGGAATTCCTTTCAAAAACTGAAATGCGCCTGCCACCCCAAGTGATCAAGTTCGTCGGCCCACAAACAGTTGATTTTAAAGACATGGGTGCGCTCCCGGGGAACCTGTGCAGCAAAGATGTGAATTATAAAGACCTGGTTAAAAGCAGCATTCTCAAGTTCCGCAAGCGCATCTTTCTTCACAAAGGTCTTTTGCCTTATCTGAAGGGAGCCAAATCCCCTTGTTCAGGTGACAGTATTCAGAATATCGCGGCCCGCGCTTTGATCTTTGAGATTTCCCGCCTTTATGACCGTTCTGACAAACACTGGGACAATGCCGCTGATAAGGCCGCTCTTTCAAGTTGTGAATTTCAACATGAAACAGATCGCCAGAACGGCAATCTGTTTCCGATCTGCCAGTATTATTTGAAAAGCTCGTACCGCGTTTCGGGATCCCCGTCTTACAAGAATCTTTCTGACTTTAAAGGGAACCGCATTCAAAGCAAAAACGAACTGCCTGTGCGTGTCGGAAATATCAACGAACTGGATTCGCCGGACGAACACTTTGCTTACAACTTCACTCAGTTTTTGACTGATCCCAGCTATCAGTGTCGTAAACCTTCTTTCCACACTTACTTCCAACGCCTGACCGGATTTGTCCCTTTTACTGCCGAAAACTGCGCCCCCGTCACCCATCTTTACACCAGCACCGGCGCCTGGAAGATCGACATCGATCCTGCCAAGGTCTACGAAGTCCATTTCCTTTTTGCCAGCAAGGGTGAAGAGATGATGAGCCGCTGGGGGCACTCGATGCTTCGCCTGGTGGTGTGCGCCCCCACCCGCAAAACTGTAGGACCAGAATGCCTGGCGGATGTGGCTTTCCATGTGGTGTTAAGTTACCGCGCCAACATTGATGACGTAATCGTGAATTACTGGGATGGCCTGACTGGTAAATACCCGTCCCAAATCATGACGTTCTCAATGAATGAGGTGATTGATGAATACACTCGGGGCCAGTGGCGCGACCTGATCAGCCTGCCACTGAAGATCTCTGCGACTGAAAAGAAAATTCTGGTGGAAAGCGCGCTTGAGCACTACTGGAGCTATGCTGGTGACTATAAATTCCTGTCCAACAACTGTGCTTCGGAAACAGATCAGTTGATGCGCTCGGCTTTGCCGAAAAGTCATTCTTATCAGGACACCTTTGCGGCAAGTCCGCTGGGTGTGTATCGCAATTTGAAACTGCACAACCTGGTGGATGAAGGTCTTTTGAAAGACGAAAAAGACGCCAAACGCAAAGGCTATTTCTTCCCAAGCCAGAAAGAATCCCTGGACAAGGCCTTTAATCACATGCGCCCGTTCTTCGTGGGATATCGTGATTTGTCCGAGTGGGCGGAATACTCCAAAGCTTCAGAGCGTACAAACGTGTACCAGACGCTAGAAACCTTCGAAGACCTGGGCAACGCCTACATTCTGGAAAAGTACGCCAACCTTGTACAGCAGGGACTGCAAGGCAAGCTGATCACCCGCCTGCTCCAGGGCGAAAATCGCGAGACCGCCTTTGTTCAGGTGATTGCCGGCATCAACCAGGCTTCACAAAATCGCCTGCCCTGGAGACTTGCTCAAGGTGGTTACGGCGTGCCCGTGGCTGCCGAGGTGGTTTCGGATGAAGAAGTCACCCTGCGACTGCAGGAAGGCATCAAATGGGGTTCAGCTTACAAAGATTTGGTTATGAAAAAGTTCCCGGGCATTGACCAGGAGCTTGTTGGAATTAAACAGAACCTAGAACTACTAACAAACCGCAGGAGGTTTTAA
- a CDS encoding LLM class flavin-dependent oxidoreductase has protein sequence MSDTKKLSEIQLSVLDLAPIIDGKSVADSFHNTLDLAQHTEKWGYNRYWLAEHHNLDGIASSATSVLIGYVAGGTKTIRVGSGGVMLPNHAPLVIAEQFGTLAHLYPGRIDLGLGRAPGTDRLTMHALRRDMQGNENDFPENVRELIGYFAKSHGHERVRAIPAMGTEVPVWLLGSSLYSAQLAAVMGLPYSFAGHFAPEQMEEAIHIYRSGFQASRYLKKPYVMVGLQVVAADTTEQAQRLATTLYLRFLGIIRNQRVNLLPPVSSMEQIWRPGEKEIVLSKLSNAIIGDKHEVKAGLERFIQRTGADEVMILSDMYDHADRLRSFELTAEAWKS, from the coding sequence ATGTCTGATACTAAAAAGCTTTCCGAAATTCAACTCTCTGTCCTGGACCTTGCGCCCATCATCGACGGTAAATCCGTCGCGGACTCATTTCACAACACTCTGGATCTGGCCCAGCACACAGAAAAATGGGGCTACAACCGTTATTGGCTGGCCGAACATCACAATCTTGATGGAATTGCCAGCTCTGCCACATCAGTTTTGATCGGCTATGTGGCCGGTGGAACCAAAACCATCCGTGTGGGCTCTGGCGGCGTCATGTTGCCAAATCACGCGCCTTTGGTGATCGCTGAACAATTCGGCACGCTGGCGCATTTATACCCGGGTCGTATTGATCTGGGGTTGGGACGTGCGCCGGGCACAGATCGCCTGACCATGCATGCTTTACGGCGCGATATGCAGGGAAACGAAAACGATTTCCCTGAAAATGTGCGCGAACTGATCGGATACTTTGCAAAAAGCCACGGGCATGAACGTGTGCGTGCGATTCCAGCGATGGGAACCGAAGTTCCGGTGTGGCTGCTGGGATCCAGCCTTTACAGCGCCCAACTGGCAGCAGTCATGGGACTTCCTTATTCCTTTGCCGGACACTTTGCGCCGGAACAAATGGAAGAAGCGATCCATATTTACCGCTCCGGATTCCAGGCATCCCGGTACTTGAAGAAACCTTATGTGATGGTGGGCCTGCAGGTGGTTGCCGCTGACACCACTGAACAAGCCCAGCGCCTGGCCACAACCCTGTATCTGCGTTTTCTGGGAATCATCCGCAATCAGCGCGTGAATCTGCTGCCACCCGTAAGCAGCATGGAACAAATCTGGCGCCCGGGTGAAAAAGAAATTGTCTTAAGTAAATTGAGCAACGCCATCATCGGCGACAAACACGAAGTCAAAGCGGGGCTGGAAAGATTTATCCAGCGCACCGGTGCTGATGAAGTGATGATTTTGTCTGATATGTACGATCATGCTGATCGTCTGCGCTCGTTTGAACTGACCGCGGAAGCCTGGAAAAGCTAA